The Natronoarchaeum mannanilyticum nucleotide sequence GTCGGCGCCAGTCCGTACCGATCGGGCCACGCCAACGGCGAATGCAGCAACCGCGATCAGAGCGACGGCGATCAGTCCGGCTCTCGAATGAACCCTGCGCGCGCCGCGTTTCGATCCCATACGGTCGGTAGAACGCGCGTGATGATAAGCCCGTAGCGAACGCCGCATGGGCCTTGCTTTGGAATCTGCAGTATCATAACTTTAAGAACCGAAGTATAGCTCTTCACAGCATAGTTTCGGATCTAATCCCGATATCGGTCGACGAACGATCGACGCCCGTGTCGATTCCACCAGCTATATGCCCGCGGTGGCGTCAGGTCCCGCCATGGCGACCACAGAGCGGATCGACCGGCGGACGATCGGACTCGGCGCGGCGCTCGGTGCCGCGGCGTACGTGCTCGGCTACCTGGTGACGTACGTAACCCAGCGCGGCTCCGTCGAGGAGCGCTTCGAGGGGTTCAATTTCGTCGCCGATCTGTTGGGCGGCGATCCGATCCCGGCCTGGAAGGGAGTGGGGTGGCTGTTCTACAACGCCCACTTCGTCGACACCGAGATCCCCGGGTTCGGCGGCACCCAGACCCGGAACTTCGTGGCGAACGCCGACGGCGGCTCGCTCGCGCTGCTGTTTCTGGTCCCGCCGCTCCTGTTGCTCGGCGCGGGCGTCGTGGCCGCGACACTCTCGCGCGCCGCCACAGCCGCGGACGGCGCGACGGCCGGCGCGCTCGTCACCGTCGGCTACCTCCCGCTGGCGGTCATCGGCCTCCTCGCGTTCGGCTACGCGGTCGGCGACGGAACCATCGCGCCCGACGCGATCACCGCGGTGCTGCTGGCGGGCGCGGTGTACCCGGCGGTGCTTGGCGGCCTCGGCGGCGCACTCGGCGCCGCGGTCGGCCGGTGAGCTGATCGGGACTCGCTTCCGGTCGCGATAACTCACCGAAATTATCATTACGTACCGGCGTTTCGAGAGCAGTAGTGCCAGACGATACCACGCGCCGCGGCGTGCTCACGGGCGTTCTCGCGGCCGGCGTCGGCGGGCTCTCGCTGTCCTCGGCGTCCGACCTGCTCGACCAGTTCGCGCCGCTGTCGGGCGACGCCTGGGACGCCGCGGATCGGTCGCTCCCCGACGCGGTCGAGAGCCCGTACGGCGACGCGAGCCTACGCGTCGACGACGACGGCGTGTCCCACGTCGAGGCCGACGACGAGCGCGCGGCCTACTTCGCGGTCGGCTACGTCCAGGCGTTCGACCGCGGCTTCCAGCTCGATCTTCAGCGACGCCAGATGCGCGGTCAGCTTTCGGAGGTCGTCGGCGAGGCTACTCTGGAGAGCGACGAGTTCCACGTCGCGATGGACTTCGCGGGAGCGGCCGAAGCGACCTGGGAACTCGTCGCCGACACCCGCGCGGGCCCGCTCGTCGAGGCGTACGCCGACGGCGTCAACGCCGCCTTCGAGAGCGAGCAGCTGCAACTGGAGTACGAGCTGCTGGGCTACGAGCCCCGGCCG carries:
- a CDS encoding transporter, with protein sequence MATTERIDRRTIGLGAALGAAAYVLGYLVTYVTQRGSVEERFEGFNFVADLLGGDPIPAWKGVGWLFYNAHFVDTEIPGFGGTQTRNFVANADGGSLALLFLVPPLLLLGAGVVAATLSRAATAADGATAGALVTVGYLPLAVIGLLAFGYAVGDGTIAPDAITAVLLAGAVYPAVLGGLGGALGAAVGR